The following are encoded together in the Oncorhynchus kisutch isolate 150728-3 linkage group LG8, Okis_V2, whole genome shotgun sequence genome:
- the LOC109879934 gene encoding centromere protein N — translation MDDSTKRILQRLIRRIPSQMLQTMLGKWAHLSREDLHSLDFTQPKWVLTEQLLALCEENGLRVKHITELEMIYIIENPNQGMWHGFQLLDAEEDAPSIELTQFKKQFKANLTELISNVSIKIKKHTDEAIWIRVAWGDNFTKPNHLKPTYVVHHLQTPYVFVTGLTSKYKPLLNQALVLATRYGSMKDAHLSGRNLTAIRDLLMRQYQQVFPTKNPKPLQEKNPVPRNPNIEKEHAENTENRLQMACEAFGDGTLPQLQKAVYKLETKFRDNSNKTLTDREEPFRGVVEFASTNLLESLRHCVSSGMASTPVTPLLSSITQKGRNYFVITDKGV, via the exons ATGGATGACTCTACAAAGCGTATATTACAACGTCTGATTCGACGAATCCCTTCTCAAATGCTCCAGACAATGCTTGGCAAGTGGGCTCATCTATCAAGGGAGGACCTGCATTCGCTGGACTTCACACAACCAAAATGGGTGTTGACGGAGCAACTACTGGCTCTCTGTGAG GAGAATGGCTTGAGAGTGAAACACATCACAGAACTCGAGATGATCT ATATCATTGAGAATCCGAACCAGGGAATGTGGCATGGCTTCCAGCTCCTTGATGCAGAGG AGGATGCACCATCTATTGAGCTGACACAGTTCAAGAAACAGTTCAAGGCCAACCTCACAGAGCTCATCAGCAAT GTGTCTATTAAAATAAAGAAACACACAGATGAGGCCATATGGATACGTGTTGCCTGGGGGGACAACTTCACAAAGCCTAACCACCTTAAACCCACATATGTTGTCCACCATCTTCAGACCCCTTATGTCTTTGTGACCGGCTTGACTTCAAAGTATAAGCCTCTTTTAAACCAG GCCTTGGTTCTGGCCACAAGATATGGCTCTATGAAGGACGCTCACCTCAGTGGACGGAACCTCACCGCCATCAGAGACCTACTGATGAGGCAGTACCAACAG GTGTTCCCCACCAAAAATCCAAAACCTCTTCAGGAAAAGAATCCTGTCCCTAGAA ACCCCAATATAGAGAAAGAACATGCTGAGAATACAGAGAACCGACTTCAGATGGCCTGTGAGGCCTTTGGCGATGGGACACTACCTCAACTGCAAAAAGCTGTCTACAAG CTGGAGACCAAGTTCCGAGATAACTCTAACAAAACgttgacagacagagaagagcccTTCAGAGGAGTGGTGGAGTTTGCTAGCACCAACCTCCTAGAGTCACTCAggcactgtgtgtcctcag GTATGGCGTCAACTCCAGTCACCCCTCTTCTCTCATCTATCACACAGAAAGGGAGAAACTATTTTGTTATCACAGACAAAGGAGTTTAA